A part of Bombus affinis isolate iyBomAffi1 chromosome 12, iyBomAffi1.2, whole genome shotgun sequence genomic DNA contains:
- the LOC126922358 gene encoding pyruvate carboxylase, mitochondrial isoform X2, with protein sequence MQSSRARYALAKHRNVLQVYKIAKKCFATDVQYKPIRSVLVANRGEIAIRVFRACTELGIRSVAIYSEQDKMQMHRQKADEGYVIGKGLPPVQAYLNIPEILKIAKENDVDAIHPGYGFLSERSDFAQEVINAGIRFIGPSPKVVQQMGDKVAARQAAIEAEVPIVPGTDGPVTTSEEAMEFCVKHGLPVIFKAAYGGGGRGMRVVRHMEEVREMFERASSEAAAAFGNGAMFIEKFIERPRHIEVQLLGDKAGNVVHLYERDCSVQRRHQKVVEIAPAPMLDPKVRAKMTEHAVRLAKHVGYSNAGTVEFLADESGNFYFIEVNARLQVEHTVTEEITGIDLVQSQIRIAEGITLPELGMTQNKIVPQGFAIQCRVTTEDPAKNFQPDTGRIEVFRSGEGMGIRLDGASAFAGAIISPYYDSLLVKVIAHAGDLQSSCSKMNRALREFRVRGVKTNIPFLLNVLENQKFLNGNVDTYFIDENPQLFEFHPSQNRAQKLLNYLGTVLVNGPSTPLATPLKPAEIKPHIPQVALDILEPPKGFRHIYKEQGPEAFAKAVRQHKGLLLMDTTFRDAHQSLLATRVRSHDLLTISPFVAHKFNNLYSLENWGGATFDVALRFLHECPWERLEDMRKAIPNIPFQMLLRGANAVGYTNYPDNVVYKFCELAVQTGMDVFRVFDSLNYLPNLILGMEAAGKAGGIVEAAISYTGDVSDPNRKKYDLKYYTDLADELVKAGTHVLAVKDMAGLLKPKAAVMLIDAIRQKHPDIPIHVHTHDTAGAGVASMLACAESGADVVDVAVDSMSGMTSQPSMGAVVASLIGTPKDTQLDLSDISEYSAYWEQTRTLYAPFECTTTMKSGNADVYLNEIPGGQYTNLQFQAYSLGLGEFFEDVKKAYREANLLLGDIIKVTPSSKVVGDLAQFMVQNKLSADDVLNKAEELSFPKSVVEFLQGAIGEPHGGFPEPFRSKVLKDMPRVKGRPGASLPPLDFDALKSELKETYPHVSNKDIMSAALYPQVTNDYLRFREQFGPVDRLETRIFLTGAKVGEEFDVTIERGKTLAIKTLAIAEDLTPNGEREVFFEMNGQLRSVFIKDKEAVKELHVHPKAAKGDKNQVGAPMPGTVIDIRVKVGDSVEKGAPLVVLSAMKMEMVVQAPKAGKIKTLDVTQGMRLEGDDLVLTLE encoded by the exons ATGCAGTCCTCACGTGCTAGATACGCACTGGCCAAACACAGGAACGTGTTGCAAGtatataaaattgcaaaaaaatGTTTCGCCACCGATGTTCAGTACAAACCAATCCGGAGCGTACTCGTCGCCAATCGAG GAGAAATTGCCATTCGCGTGTTTCGAGCATGTACCGAACTGGGCATCCGTTCCGTGGCCATCTATTCGGAGCAGGACAAAATGCAAATGCACAGACAAAAGGCCGACGAGGGTTACGTGATCGGCAAAGGGCTTCCACCTGTTCAAGCTTATCTAAATATTCCGGAGATCCTGAAAATCGCGAAAGAGAACGATGTCGACGCTATTCATCCTGGTTATGGTTTCCTGTCGGAGCGATCGGATTTCGCGCAGGAGGTGATCAATGCTGGGATAAGATTTATCGGTCCTAGTCCCAAAGTCGTTCAACAAATGGGTGACAAG GTAGCTGCGAGGCAGGCTGCGATAGAGGCCGAAGTGCCGATCGTTCCGGGAACAGACGGGCCAGTAACGACGTCCGAAGAGGCAATGGAATTTTGTGTGAAACATGGACTGCCGGTGATATTCAAAGCCGCTTACGGAGGAGGTGGAAGAG GAATGAGAGTCGTGAGACACATGGAAGAGGTTCGAGAAATGTTCGAGCGTGCTTCTTCCGAGGCGGCAGCCGCTTTCGGGAACGGTGCGATGTTCATTGAGAAATTCATCGAGAGGCCAAGGCACATCGAAGTGCAATTGTTGGGAGACAAAGCTGGCAATGTCGTTCATCTTTATGAACGTGATTGTTCCGTTCAACGTCGCCATCAAAAG GTCGTTGAGATCGCTCCTGCACCAATGTTAGATCCCAAGGTTAGGGCTAAGATGACAGAACACGCTGTGAGATTGGCAAAGCACGTTGGTTACTCGAACGCTGGTACGGTGGAATTTTTGGCCGACGAGTCCGGCAATTTCTACTTCATCGAGGTCAACGCTAGGTTGCAAGTCGAACATACTGTTACCGAAGAGATCACCGG AATCGACTTGGTGCAATCTCAAATCCGTATTGCCGAGGGTATCACGTTACCTGAGTTGGGTATGACCCAGAACAAGATCGTTCCTCAAGGTTTCGCGATACAGTGTCGCGTGACGACGGAAGATCCCGCGAAGAACTTCCAGCCGGATACCGGAAGAATCGAAGTATTCCGTTCTGGAGAAGGTATGGGTATCCGGTTGGATGGTGCGTCCGCATTCGCTGGTGCAATCATCTCGCCTTACTACGATTCGCTTCTCGTCAAG GTAATAGCTCACGCAGGAGACTTGCAATCATCTTGCTCGAAGATGAATCGCGCTCTCCGTGAGTTCCGAGTTCGTGGAGTGAAAACGAACATCCCGTTCCTCCTGAACGTGTTGGAAAACCAAAAGTTCCTCAATGGAAACGTTGACACGTACTTCATCGACGAGAATCCGCAGTTGTTCGAGTTCCATCCGAGCCAGAATCGAGCTCAGAAGCTGTTAAATTATCTTGGTACCGTTCTGGTGAACGGACCAAGTACCCCATTGGCGACGCCGCTGAAACCAGCCGAGATAAAGCCTCACATCCCACAAGTCGCTCTAG ACATATTGGAACCACCGAAAGGCTTCCGTCACATTTACAAGGAGCAAGGCCCGGAAGCGTTCGCCAAAGCAGTCAGACAGCACAAAGGGCTACTTCTGATGGACACCACGTTCCGTGATGCTCATCAATCTCTTCTGGCGACTCGTGTCAGGTCGCACGATCTTCTCACGATCTCACCATTCGTCGCTCATAAGTTTAACAATCTTTATTCCCTGGAGAATTGGGGTGGCGCGACGTTCGACGTTGCTCTTAGGTTCCTCCACGAGTGTCCCTGGGAACGATTAGAAGACATGAGGAAGGCGATACCAAACATTCCCTTCCAGATGCTTCTGAGAGGCGCCAACGCTGTCGGTTACACCAATTATCCCGACAACGTTGTTTACAAATTCTGCGAACTTGCTGTACAGACTGGAATGGATGTGTTCAGGGTGTTCGATTCGTTGAATTATCTGCCGAATCTAATCCTTG GTATGGAGGCAGCTGGTAAAGCGGGAGGCATCGTCGAGGCAGCGATTTCGTACACGGGTGACGTAAGCGATCCAAATAGGAAAAAGTATGATCTGAAATACTATACGGACTTAGCGGACGAGTTGGTAAAGGCTGGTACTCATGTATTGGCGGTTAAGGATATGGCTGGCCTTCTGAAACCGAAAGCCGCTGTCATGTTGATCGACGCGATCAGACAAAAACACCCCGATATTCCTATTCATGTTCACACACACGACACCGCGGGGGCTGGAGTGGCGTCGATGTTAGCGTGTGCAGAAAGCGGCGCTGACGTGGTTGACGTTGCTGTTGACAGTATGTCCGGAATGACGAGTCAACCATCTATGGGAGCCGTGGTCGCCTCTCTTATCG GAACCCCGAAGGATACGCAGCTTGATCTCAGCGATATTTCGGAATACTCCGCCTATTGGGAACAGACTAGAACCTTGTACGCTCCGTTCGAGTGCACGACCACTATGAAGTCTGGAAACGCGGACGTCTACCTGAACGAGATTCCTGGCGGTCAATATACGAACTTGCAGTTCCAAGCCTATTCCCTCGGTTTGGGAGAATTCTTCGAGGACGTGAAGAAAGCTTACAGAGAAGCAAATTTGTTGCTCGGAGATATTATCAAAGTTACTCCCAGTTCGAAAGTAGTTGGCGATCTGGCGCAGTTTATGGTTCAGAATAAACTTTCGGCTGACGATGTGCTGAACAAAGCTGAGGAACTGTCTTTCCCCAAATCGGTTGTAGAATTCCTGCAAGGTGCCATTGGCGAACCTCACGGAGGATTCCCCGAACCTTTCAG GTCAAAGGTGTTAAAAGACATGCCACGCGTAAAAGGCAGACCTGGTGCAAGTTTACCGCCATTGGATTTCGACGCCTTGAAATCTGAACTAAAGGAAACTTATCCGCACGTATCGAACAAAGACATCATGTCGGCTGCTCTCTATCCTCAAGTTACGAACGATTACTTGAGGTTCCGGGAGCAATTTGGGCCAGTGGACAGATTAGAAACGAGGATCTTCTTGACAGGAGCAAAAGTCGGAGAAGAGTTCGACGTGACGATCGAGAGGGGTAAAACCTTGGCCATTAAGACCCTGGCAATTGCAGAGGACCTCACGCCGAATGGAGAACGCGAGGTGTTTTTCGAAATGAACGGTCAACTCAGATCTGTGTTCATCAAGGACAAGGAGGCTGTTAAG GAGCTTCACGTACACCCTAAAGCTGCGAAAGGAGATAAGAACCAAGTCGGAGCACCCATGCCTGGCACCGTGATCGACATCAGGGTGAAAGTAGGTGATTCGGTCGAGAAGGGTGCACCTCTGGTCGTGTTATCAGCTATGAAAATGGAAATGGTGGTCCAAGCTCCGAAAGCTGGAAAGATTAAGACGCTGGACGTTACTCAGGGAATGAGATTAGAAGGAGACGACTTAGTCCTGACCTTGGAATAG
- the LOC126922358 gene encoding pyruvate carboxylase, mitochondrial isoform X1, with the protein MQSSRARYALAKHRNVLQVYKIAKKCFATDVQYKPIRSVLVANRGEIAIRVFRACTELGIRSVAIYSEQDKMQMHRQKADEGYVIGKGLPPVQAYLNIPEILKIAKENDVDAIHPGYGFLSERSDFAQEVINAGIRFIGPSPKVVQQMGDKVAARQAAIEAEVPIVPGTDGPVTTSEEAMEFCVKHGLPVIFKAAYGGGGRGMRVVRHMEEVREMFERASSEAAAAFGNGAMFIEKFIERPRHIEVQLLGDKAGNVVHLYERDCSVQRRHQKVVEIAPAPMLDPKVRAKMTEHAVRLAKHVGYSNAGTVEFLADESGNFYFIEVNARLQVEHTVTEEITGIDLVQSQIRIAEGITLPELGMTQNKIVPQGFAIQCRVTTEDPAKNFQPDTGRIEVFRSGEGMGIRLDGASAFAGAIISPYYDSLLVKVIAHAGDLQSSCSKMNRALREFRVRGVKTNIPFLLNVLENQKFLNGNVDTYFIDENPQLFEFHPSQNRAQKLLNYLGTVLVNGPSTPLATPLKPAEIKPHIPQVALDFAKFAAAEESNDPDASDILEPPKGFRHIYKEQGPEAFAKAVRQHKGLLLMDTTFRDAHQSLLATRVRSHDLLTISPFVAHKFNNLYSLENWGGATFDVALRFLHECPWERLEDMRKAIPNIPFQMLLRGANAVGYTNYPDNVVYKFCELAVQTGMDVFRVFDSLNYLPNLILGMEAAGKAGGIVEAAISYTGDVSDPNRKKYDLKYYTDLADELVKAGTHVLAVKDMAGLLKPKAAVMLIDAIRQKHPDIPIHVHTHDTAGAGVASMLACAESGADVVDVAVDSMSGMTSQPSMGAVVASLIGTPKDTQLDLSDISEYSAYWEQTRTLYAPFECTTTMKSGNADVYLNEIPGGQYTNLQFQAYSLGLGEFFEDVKKAYREANLLLGDIIKVTPSSKVVGDLAQFMVQNKLSADDVLNKAEELSFPKSVVEFLQGAIGEPHGGFPEPFRSKVLKDMPRVKGRPGASLPPLDFDALKSELKETYPHVSNKDIMSAALYPQVTNDYLRFREQFGPVDRLETRIFLTGAKVGEEFDVTIERGKTLAIKTLAIAEDLTPNGEREVFFEMNGQLRSVFIKDKEAVKELHVHPKAAKGDKNQVGAPMPGTVIDIRVKVGDSVEKGAPLVVLSAMKMEMVVQAPKAGKIKTLDVTQGMRLEGDDLVLTLE; encoded by the exons ATGCAGTCCTCACGTGCTAGATACGCACTGGCCAAACACAGGAACGTGTTGCAAGtatataaaattgcaaaaaaatGTTTCGCCACCGATGTTCAGTACAAACCAATCCGGAGCGTACTCGTCGCCAATCGAG GAGAAATTGCCATTCGCGTGTTTCGAGCATGTACCGAACTGGGCATCCGTTCCGTGGCCATCTATTCGGAGCAGGACAAAATGCAAATGCACAGACAAAAGGCCGACGAGGGTTACGTGATCGGCAAAGGGCTTCCACCTGTTCAAGCTTATCTAAATATTCCGGAGATCCTGAAAATCGCGAAAGAGAACGATGTCGACGCTATTCATCCTGGTTATGGTTTCCTGTCGGAGCGATCGGATTTCGCGCAGGAGGTGATCAATGCTGGGATAAGATTTATCGGTCCTAGTCCCAAAGTCGTTCAACAAATGGGTGACAAG GTAGCTGCGAGGCAGGCTGCGATAGAGGCCGAAGTGCCGATCGTTCCGGGAACAGACGGGCCAGTAACGACGTCCGAAGAGGCAATGGAATTTTGTGTGAAACATGGACTGCCGGTGATATTCAAAGCCGCTTACGGAGGAGGTGGAAGAG GAATGAGAGTCGTGAGACACATGGAAGAGGTTCGAGAAATGTTCGAGCGTGCTTCTTCCGAGGCGGCAGCCGCTTTCGGGAACGGTGCGATGTTCATTGAGAAATTCATCGAGAGGCCAAGGCACATCGAAGTGCAATTGTTGGGAGACAAAGCTGGCAATGTCGTTCATCTTTATGAACGTGATTGTTCCGTTCAACGTCGCCATCAAAAG GTCGTTGAGATCGCTCCTGCACCAATGTTAGATCCCAAGGTTAGGGCTAAGATGACAGAACACGCTGTGAGATTGGCAAAGCACGTTGGTTACTCGAACGCTGGTACGGTGGAATTTTTGGCCGACGAGTCCGGCAATTTCTACTTCATCGAGGTCAACGCTAGGTTGCAAGTCGAACATACTGTTACCGAAGAGATCACCGG AATCGACTTGGTGCAATCTCAAATCCGTATTGCCGAGGGTATCACGTTACCTGAGTTGGGTATGACCCAGAACAAGATCGTTCCTCAAGGTTTCGCGATACAGTGTCGCGTGACGACGGAAGATCCCGCGAAGAACTTCCAGCCGGATACCGGAAGAATCGAAGTATTCCGTTCTGGAGAAGGTATGGGTATCCGGTTGGATGGTGCGTCCGCATTCGCTGGTGCAATCATCTCGCCTTACTACGATTCGCTTCTCGTCAAG GTAATAGCTCACGCAGGAGACTTGCAATCATCTTGCTCGAAGATGAATCGCGCTCTCCGTGAGTTCCGAGTTCGTGGAGTGAAAACGAACATCCCGTTCCTCCTGAACGTGTTGGAAAACCAAAAGTTCCTCAATGGAAACGTTGACACGTACTTCATCGACGAGAATCCGCAGTTGTTCGAGTTCCATCCGAGCCAGAATCGAGCTCAGAAGCTGTTAAATTATCTTGGTACCGTTCTGGTGAACGGACCAAGTACCCCATTGGCGACGCCGCTGAAACCAGCCGAGATAAAGCCTCACATCCCACAAGTCGCTCTAG ACTTTGCTAAGTTTGCAGCTGCAGAGGAGAGCAATGATCCAGACGCATCAG ACATATTGGAACCACCGAAAGGCTTCCGTCACATTTACAAGGAGCAAGGCCCGGAAGCGTTCGCCAAAGCAGTCAGACAGCACAAAGGGCTACTTCTGATGGACACCACGTTCCGTGATGCTCATCAATCTCTTCTGGCGACTCGTGTCAGGTCGCACGATCTTCTCACGATCTCACCATTCGTCGCTCATAAGTTTAACAATCTTTATTCCCTGGAGAATTGGGGTGGCGCGACGTTCGACGTTGCTCTTAGGTTCCTCCACGAGTGTCCCTGGGAACGATTAGAAGACATGAGGAAGGCGATACCAAACATTCCCTTCCAGATGCTTCTGAGAGGCGCCAACGCTGTCGGTTACACCAATTATCCCGACAACGTTGTTTACAAATTCTGCGAACTTGCTGTACAGACTGGAATGGATGTGTTCAGGGTGTTCGATTCGTTGAATTATCTGCCGAATCTAATCCTTG GTATGGAGGCAGCTGGTAAAGCGGGAGGCATCGTCGAGGCAGCGATTTCGTACACGGGTGACGTAAGCGATCCAAATAGGAAAAAGTATGATCTGAAATACTATACGGACTTAGCGGACGAGTTGGTAAAGGCTGGTACTCATGTATTGGCGGTTAAGGATATGGCTGGCCTTCTGAAACCGAAAGCCGCTGTCATGTTGATCGACGCGATCAGACAAAAACACCCCGATATTCCTATTCATGTTCACACACACGACACCGCGGGGGCTGGAGTGGCGTCGATGTTAGCGTGTGCAGAAAGCGGCGCTGACGTGGTTGACGTTGCTGTTGACAGTATGTCCGGAATGACGAGTCAACCATCTATGGGAGCCGTGGTCGCCTCTCTTATCG GAACCCCGAAGGATACGCAGCTTGATCTCAGCGATATTTCGGAATACTCCGCCTATTGGGAACAGACTAGAACCTTGTACGCTCCGTTCGAGTGCACGACCACTATGAAGTCTGGAAACGCGGACGTCTACCTGAACGAGATTCCTGGCGGTCAATATACGAACTTGCAGTTCCAAGCCTATTCCCTCGGTTTGGGAGAATTCTTCGAGGACGTGAAGAAAGCTTACAGAGAAGCAAATTTGTTGCTCGGAGATATTATCAAAGTTACTCCCAGTTCGAAAGTAGTTGGCGATCTGGCGCAGTTTATGGTTCAGAATAAACTTTCGGCTGACGATGTGCTGAACAAAGCTGAGGAACTGTCTTTCCCCAAATCGGTTGTAGAATTCCTGCAAGGTGCCATTGGCGAACCTCACGGAGGATTCCCCGAACCTTTCAG GTCAAAGGTGTTAAAAGACATGCCACGCGTAAAAGGCAGACCTGGTGCAAGTTTACCGCCATTGGATTTCGACGCCTTGAAATCTGAACTAAAGGAAACTTATCCGCACGTATCGAACAAAGACATCATGTCGGCTGCTCTCTATCCTCAAGTTACGAACGATTACTTGAGGTTCCGGGAGCAATTTGGGCCAGTGGACAGATTAGAAACGAGGATCTTCTTGACAGGAGCAAAAGTCGGAGAAGAGTTCGACGTGACGATCGAGAGGGGTAAAACCTTGGCCATTAAGACCCTGGCAATTGCAGAGGACCTCACGCCGAATGGAGAACGCGAGGTGTTTTTCGAAATGAACGGTCAACTCAGATCTGTGTTCATCAAGGACAAGGAGGCTGTTAAG GAGCTTCACGTACACCCTAAAGCTGCGAAAGGAGATAAGAACCAAGTCGGAGCACCCATGCCTGGCACCGTGATCGACATCAGGGTGAAAGTAGGTGATTCGGTCGAGAAGGGTGCACCTCTGGTCGTGTTATCAGCTATGAAAATGGAAATGGTGGTCCAAGCTCCGAAAGCTGGAAAGATTAAGACGCTGGACGTTACTCAGGGAATGAGATTAGAAGGAGACGACTTAGTCCTGACCTTGGAATAG